DNA from Comamonas serinivorans:
GGCTGGGCGTTGCAACGCGCGGTTCAGGCGTCGACACCGCAGGCACGGCGCGAGGCTCGTCCGGCGTCACCGCCGGAGCCGGGACCGCGGGCGACTCGGTCAACACAGGGGCCTCGGCTGACGCGGCCACCGCAGCCACTTCAACCACATCGACGGGAGACACCGGCTCAGGGGTGACCTCGGCGGCGGCCTTCTGCGCCTCGTCTCCGTCAGACCCAGGGGCCACGGCGGCGGGCGGTGTCACCGCCGGCACAATCGGGTCAGCCAGCGAGGCTGGACCTGTCTCGAGGGCGATGGCGTCGGCACGAACCACGGCCGGCGGCGGGTCCAGGGCCTCGACCGCTGCGAGCACGCCCGCATCCGGTGTCTTGAGGAAACCAGCGGCAAACTGGTGCAGCAGGTACGAGACCTGCTCGGACCCGCGCACCAGGGTCTGCATCTGCGATTTGCTGTGGTCGCCATGGGCCAGCAGCCGCTGCAGGGCATGTTCCATGGCACGCGCCAGGTGCGACAGGGCCTCGAAACCCACGGTGGCCGAACTGCCAGCCAGCGAATGCGCGCGGGCGATGGCCAGCTCATGCACCGTGGTGTCCACGCCATGGCTCAGCTGGAACAGCGCCTGGTCCAGCGCCTTGGACCATTCCTCGGCCTCGCCCAGGTACACGTTGTACAGCGCCTCGCTGATCTGCAAGCCCCCCACGTTGCGCATCGCGCCTGGCGCAGCGAACATGGTCTCGGTCGGCATGTCCTGGAGCTCGGCGAAGTCCAGGTCCAGCAGCGCGCTGGCGTCCTGCTCCGCGTCCACGGCCGCGAAATCCGAATCACCGAGGTCGATCGAATGCTTGGCGTCGCCCAGATCCAGCTCCAGGTCGGGCAGGTTCAAGCGGCTCAGGTCGAACGACGGCAGCGAGGCCGGCGGCGGCTGGGTCTGCAGGTACTCCTGCTGGGTGTTGACAGCGGGCACCGATTCCTCGCCCACGTCGAAGTCGATGCCCGCCCTGGCGGCCTGCCGCAGGTCGGATTTCGGGGCAGCCTCCTCCGCAAAGTCCAGCCCATCGTCCAGCGGAGGCAGGTCCAGCGACGGCAGCTCCAGCCCGACCAAGGACAGCCCCGGTGCCTGGGGCGCCGCGGCCGAAGCCGGCTCGGCCTCGCCCTCATCCTCTACCTCATCCGGGGTGAGCGTGAGCACGCTGGCGTCGACCACCTCAACCGTGACCCCCTGCGCGTCCTGCAGGTCCAGGGGACCGTCGAGCGACGCCTCATCCAGCGCCAGCACGTCCAGCTCCACCACCTCGACCTCTGCCGATGCCAGGTTCAGGTCGACCACGGACTGCGGTTCTGGATCAGCAGGCGGCTCGAATGCCACCGCCTCGACGGGCGCCAAATCCGACGCGGCCACTTCGCCCACGTCCAGCGACAGGCCGTCGAACACCAGCATTGGTTCGAGGGGCTCAGCCACTGCCTGCGGCGCGGACTCGAAGCTCATCAGCTCAGTATCGGGCAATGCCGTTGATCCTTGAATCGACAGCGGCTCGTACTGCCCCTCGTTGCGCATGGCATCGGCAGAAAACCGGAATGGCGCTGCGCTCCAGCGGCCGTGCTGGCCGGTGGCGATGTCTTCCACCCAGTCGCCAAAACCCGTCAGGGCCTGCTGGCACAGGTCGCGCAGCTCGGGGGTGGCCGGCCGGTTTTCGGCCCGCCACACGTTGAGCAACTGCTCCAGCGACCAGGCAGCTTCCCCGAACTCGTTGAGGCCCACCATGCGCGAGCTGCCCTTCAGGGTGTGGAAGGCGCGGCGCAGATCGCCCAGCAGGTCCTGGTCAGACGGGGCATCGGTCAGCGCGACCACGGCAGCCTGCCCTTGGGCCACGACGTCGCGGGCCTCGTCCAGGAAGATGTCCTTGAGGTCCTCGTCCTCGATGTCTTCGGCCGGCGCCGTGGCAGCCGACAGCGGCGCCGGTTGCGTCACCGGTGCCGTCAACTGCTCCACCTTCTCCAGGGCCTGAGCCAGGGCTTCCGGGTCGTCCAGCGCCGCCGCCTTTGCCGCCTGCTGGGCGCTCGCTGCCAGCTCGGGCTGATCGGCCAAGGCCGCTTGCTGGGCCAGCGCCTCCAACCCCGCGGGACTCACATCGGTGAGCGCGGGCACGTCCGGCACCCGCAAGTCCTCACCGCCATCGTCTGCGTCGTCGCCATCGACCTCGCGCCCCATGATGGCGCGCAGCTCGCCCGACTCGGCATCGAACACGAACAGCTTTTTGGCCAGGGCATGCTGGTAGTTCAGCATGTCCACCATCAAGCCCAGCACGCCCATGCTGTTGCCCAGGGATTCGATCTGCGCCGGGCTGGCCAGACCGGTCAGGTCCTGGTCCTGCGCCTTGCGCTCTTCGGCCTCGGCGATGAAGCCGTCGACCACGTGCCGCATGTGTTCCACGGCCTGTGCGGCCTGGTTCACGCCCAGCACCGACAGCACGCCACGCATCTGCGTGAGCAGCGGCGAGACCTCCGTCAGCTGGCCCACCTCGGTGGGGTTGCGCAAGAACTGGTCCAGGTGGCCTTCCACCTCATCGAGGTTGGCGCGCAACTCGCCCACCACGGTGCCCATGGTCTGGCGGTCGCTGACCCGGCGGTACAGCTCTTCCATCCACCCTGCGATCGGCAAGGCGTGCTGGCCCTCCTGCACGGTGTGCAGGCGTTCTGCCAGTTCCTCGGTGCGGCCCTGCAGGCGCGGATCATCGAGGTCGAAGTCATCGAACGTGGCCTCCAGAAACAGCACCACCGTGGCCACTTCCATGGCCAGCTCGGCATCGGGCGCCGATGCGGCCTGTGCCGTGGCCTGCTGCACGGCCCTCAGCTCCTCGACCAGGCGGGTGGCGCCGGGGCAAAGTTCGGCCAGGCTGTCGGCCACCAGGCCAAGCTGATCGGCGGCGGCCCGGGCGCGCTTCACCTCGCCCGAGGCAAAGGCCGACCAGGTTTCCTTCAGCGATTCGATGCGCTTGCGGGCCTGAACCAGCAGCGCCGGATCGAACTGACCGAAACGCACCCGCGTGTAGTCGACGGGCAGGCTGGCCGGCAGGCGGTAGGCGCGGCGCACGGCGGTCAGCATGACCAGGTCCGGCCGGCTCACCGGGCCTGCCTGGGCGCAGAAGAACAGCAGGTCATGCGCCAGCCGCTCGGACACCACCGCGCTGCCCTTGGCCAGCGATGCGAACTGCAGCAGCACGCGCGAAGCCGCCCGTTTGGCATACAGGTCGGCCGGAATCAGCCTCGCCGACAAGGCGTCGAAAAAGCCGGCGCTGATGGACCAGAACCGCTGGTTGAGGCGATCGGATTCACCATGCGCCAAACCCTGGCTCACCGTGCTGAGCTCGCCAGCCGCACGGCTGCTGCCCTTGCGCATGACCCGCAGCACCTCGTGATCCATGCGCGTGCGCACCGCCGGCACATACGCCAGGGCATCGCCCGACACCGGCAGGTCCACATCGGCCCAGCGCCAGTCCTGCGGCCACAGGTCGGCGGGGTGGATGCGGTCGGCGCCGGCCAGCTCCTGCACGTCCTTGTATTGGGGGAACAGCGTCAACGGCGACACCGAACGCCCCGCCAGCACCTGGCCCAGGTACTCCGTCAACGCGAAGCCGGCTCGCTCGACGGCCTTGACCGCCGCCTTGTCGCAGCGGTCGGGATGGGCCACGAACTGCTGCACCACGGCCTCCATGCCCTTGAGCACCATGGCGGCATGGCCATAGCCCACCATCTCCATGGCCCCCACGGCCTGGTGGATGTGCTGGCGCGCCAGCCGCAGCTGACCGTCGTCCACGGACGCCAAGTCGGTGCCGCGCGCCGCTTCGGTGTCCTTGAGGTAACGCTTGAGCGCCTTCCCCGAACTCTCCAACGACTTGGTCACCTCATCGGCCACCCAGGCCAATGCGCTGATGTCTGTCGGACTCGCGCTCACACGAGATCCTTGCTCGGGGACTTGACTTGGCATGAGGCCCTTCTCTCCATCGTTACTTCCGGGGTGCACCACACGACATCCAGGCGATCAGGAAATCTTGAATCGCGCGACCGACTGGCGCAGCTCGTCGGCCATGCGCGACAGTTCGCGAACCTGGTTGGCGGTCGACCGCGTGCCTTCGCCGGTTTGTTCGGTCACGGCAAAAATGTGCTGGATGTTGCCGGCCACTTCGTTGGCCTGATGCGCCTCTTGCAGGGCTGAATTCGAGATCTGCTGAATCAGCTCGGCCAGGCGCCGCGTCACGCTGTCGATCTCCGTCAAGGCCGCGCCAGCGTTGTCGGAGAGCTTGGCCCCCTCGACCACGCCCACGGTGGACCGCTCCATGGCCGCCACCGCGTCCTGGGTGTCGGTCTGAATGGCCTTCACCAGGGTGGCAATCTGGCGCGTGGCGTCGGCCGAACGCTCGGCCAGACGCTGCACTTCTTCCGCCACCACCGAGAAACCTCGGCCGGCTTCGCCCGCAGAAGCCGCCTGAATGGCGGCGTTCAGGGCCAGCACGTTGGTCTGCTCGGTCAGGTCGGAAATCAGCTCGGTGATTTCGCCGATTTCTTGCGACGACTCGCCCAGGCGCTTGATGCGCTTCGAGGTGTCCTGGATCTGGTCGCGGATGGCGTTCATGCCCCCGATGGTTTTTTGCACCGCGTTCAGGCCGGAATCGGCCGCCAGCAGCGACTGCCGCGCCACCGTGGCCGATTCCTGGGCCTGTGCGGACACCGCGTTGATACGATCGGCCATGTCCAGCACCGACTGACCCGTTTCCCGGATTTCGCGCAGCTGCTGGGTCGAAGTGGCGAGCAGATCGGTCGAGGTGTTTTCGACGCGCGCCGTCGTCTGCGCCACCTTGGTCGCTGTGCTCTGCACGTTGCCCACCAGCGACCGCAGCTCTTCCACCGTGTAATTCACCGAATCGGCGATGGCGCCGGTGATGTCTTCGGTCACCGTGGCTTCCTGCGTCAGGTCGCCTTCGGCCACGGCCTGCAGCTCGTTCATCAGGCGCAAGATGGCCGCCTGGTTGGCGTCGTTGATGCGCTTGGACTCGGCCTGCTGGGCCTCGGCTTCGATCCGCTGCTGCTCGGCAATGACCTGCCGCGTGCGGCTTTCGGCCAGGTAGGTGCGGCTGTACAGCACCGCCACGAACGCCCCCAGCAAGATGCTGAAGATCAGCGCAACCAGCGGGAAGATGCTCAAGCTCGACTGCGAGGACAGCCGGTCCTGCAGGGCCTGGAGTTGCTGCAGCAGCGTCGCGCTGTCTTTTTGGATGGCGAGCTGGGCGTCACGCGCCGCCACCAGCTCGGGCAGGTACTGGGTCAGCTTGTTGGCGTCGCTGCGGGTGTCGCCGAACATCTTGATCAGGGCATCGAGGGCGTCGCGCGTCTGCGGCTCGCGCGTGCCGGACAAGCGCAGCTGCGCGCTGCCGTCCAGCAAACCGCTGGCCGTCGCGCTGAAGCTGGCCAGGTCGCGGCCCAGGATGAACGAGGCATCGGGGCTCACGCCAAACATGGTGTTGTATTCGTTCGCCGACTTGCTGATGCGCTGCGTCAGCATCACCAGCTCGCCTGCAGCGGCCACTTCGGCATTCGGCGCGCCGGCCTGCACCTTCATGGCTTGCACCGCGCGCGTCGCCTCCAGCAAGTCGTTCGACTGGTTGTTGATGCGCTTGAGCAGCGCGCCCGTGTCGATCAATGCATTCTGGTGCTGCAGCACCGTGTCGGCCGAGGTCTGCATGTTCTTGGTCAGCGCACTGATTTCCTGCAGCGCGGGCGCGAACTGCGGGCCCAGCGCCTGCACCCCGATCTCGCCGGTGCCGGTCGCCAGGCCCTTGACGTGCTCGGTCAACAAGCGCGCGCTCTCACGCACCTCGGGAAACGCGCTCGACTGCCCCTGCAAGGCTTGCGACACCGACTTGGCCAGGCGCTGGGACTGCGTCAGCCCCTGACCAGCCGAGGCCACCTGCAAAGCCAGCTGGTTGGCGCTGGTCAAGGCCCAGATGACCGCCAGGATCAGCAGCAACACCGACAGCACCGAGGCCCAGCCCAGGATGCGGCGGTGAGACCCCGCCGTCCGGATGCCCAGCAGCGGCAGGTGGAAGCGTTCAGACCCCGGCGCCATGACCATGAGGCGAGATTGAACCGAATCACCCAATTCGGAGGCGGCATACGACTGGGTCGACGTCGCGAATTCGCTGTATTGCGAATTGCTGACGGCATCGGCAGCCGCGGGATTTCGACGAAAGCGATCGATCAAGGACATGGTTTGCTTGGCTGGAAGCTAGACAGCTTCGGCAATGCTCAAAAATTGTTCCGACAGGGCCAGCTTTTGGAGGTTGATCTCCTGCCAGGATTTCCCGGCCTGATCCGTGTACATGTGGCCGAAATAATCCGGCAGATTCTCGCCAACGCTGGTTGAACGCACGAAATCGCGCCGGGTTTTCAAGCCCATCAGGCGGTCGATGAGCAAGGCCGCATTGATTTGCAACAGGGGATTGAGCGCCACCACCCGCGATTGCGGCCCGGTGTTCGGCGGCACATCCGACGCCACGAAGCCGCCAATGTCCACCACGCCGCACAAGGCGCCGCGCAGGTTGGCCACGCCCACGAACCAGGGTTTGACATAGGGAACGCGCTTGGCCCCTTCAAACGGGAAAATCTCTCCCGCATGGCTGAGGGGCAGCAGCAACAGGCGCCCGTGTGATTCCACGCCCAGCCATGAAGCCCCCTGGGTCACCTGCTCCACGACCTTGAGTTTGTCGGTCAGGCGATTTTGAAGATTTTCAAGCGCTTGTTTATCGGCCATGTCAACTCAGTGCATTGATCTTGGCCAGCAGTTCACTGGCATTGATGGGCTTGGTCAGGTAGTCTTTCGCGCCTTGACGCAAACCCCACACCCGATCGGTTTCCTGATTTTTGCTGGTGCACAGGAAAATCGGGATGCTGGCGTAACGCGCATCGCGCGAAAGCATCCGCGTGAGCTGAAAACCGCTTTGGCCAGGCATCACCACATCCATGAGGATGAGGTCCGGTCGCGCTTCTTCCACGCGCCGCCAGGCCTCTTCGCCCGAATGAGCGGTGCTCACAGTGAAGCCATGCTTGCTCAGCAATTCCGACAAAAACAACAATTCGGTTTTGGAATCATCCACCACCATGACGTGACGCACTGGCATGTCAACCCACCGCCGAAATCGAACCCGACGAGAAGCGGGTCACCGTTTGCAACAACTGATCCTTGGTGAACGGCTTGGTCAGGTATTCCTGCGAGCCCACCATGCGACCACGGGCCTTGTCAAACACCCCGTCCTTGGACGACAGCATGACCACAGGCGTGGCGGAAAACTTGTCGTTGCGTTTGATGATGGCGCACGTCTGATACCCATCGAGACGCGGCATGAGGATGTCGCAAAAAATCAGATCCGGTTGGTAATCCGAAATCTTGGACAAGGCGTCGAAACCATCTTCGGCAAGCACCACCTCATGGCCGCCCTGCTTGAGAAAAATCTCGGCGCTGCGGCGGATGGTGTTGCTGTCGTCAATGACCAGAACCTTGAGCCCGGAAGATTGAGTGCTCAATTTTGCAAACCCCTAGAAAAACATCGTGGGCGCAGGCCGCCGACTTGTTGCTGTGGCAGTGCCAAGGCCCGAGCGCCCCTGAAAATTATTGTATCTAGTTATGACAAATCCACGCGGGAATTTGTCATGCCCCCGCGCCAGGCACCTTCGGGCACGGGTGCCGCCGTTCTCATGTCATGATCGCAGCACCAATGACAGCCCTCCCCGAGACCGATCCCTCCCTCGCCAACGTCGACAACGGCTTGATGTTGGTGTTCAACCACAACGATCCCAGCGGAGCCGGCGGATTGGCCGCCGATGTGCTGGCCGCGGGCAGTGCCGGCGTGCATGTGCTGCCGATCGTGACCGCCGTGCTGGTGCGCGACACCGCCAGCACGCGCGAGCTGCACAACCTGCCGGCCGATGTCATCGAAGAGCAGGTCCGCGCCGTGCTGGAAGACATGCCGGTCAAGGTGGCCAAGCTGGGCTTCGGCGGCTCGGCCGAGGGCCTGGCCACCTTGGCCGAGGTGCTGGCCGACTACCCCGACTGCGTGCTGCTCACCCACCTGCCGGACCTGTCCTGGTGGGATTCCGGCGAAATCGAACGCTACCTGGATGCCCTGCGCGAGCTGGTGCTGCCCCAGTCGTCGGTGCTGGTGGGCAACCGCGACAGCCTGCAGCGCTGGCTGCTGCCCGACTGGCCGAACAGCAGCCCATGCTCGCCCCGCGAACTGGCCGCAGCGGCGGCCGAATCGGGCTGCCCCTTCGTGCTGGTCACCGGCGTCGTCGACGGCGACGACATCGTCAACACCCTGGCCTCGCCCAACAGCGTGATCCTGCAAGCCAGCTTTGAACGCATCGACAGCGCCTTCCTGGGCGCGGGCGACACGCTGAGCGCCAGCCTCGCCGCCCTGCTCGCCCTGGGGGCCAGCGACCTGGCCGAAGCCGCGCAGGAGGCCCTGACCTACCTGGACCGCAGCCTGGCCGCGGGGTTCAAGCCCGGCATGGGCCGCGCGGTGGCCGATCGGCTGTTCTGGGCCAACGACGACGAGGCGGAAGACGACACCGAACCCCAGGAGGGCGAGGCCCAGGATGCCGCAGAGCCGCCCAAGCCCGAGCCAACCAAAACCAGGCTGTCACACTGATGCAGACAACCAGGCAGTATTCGACCCCGCCGATTATTCGGCAAACGGAAAACATCCCATACTGCCGTTAATCGAACTCATCCACAGGCCCAGCCGCGACAGGCAGCTCACGCCTTGGATGCCCTCGCGACCCCAGAACGCCACACCATGACCCGCAACGATCAGCTCTTCAACCGCGCCAAACAGATCATCCCCGGCGGCGTGAACTCGCCCGTGCGTGCCTTTCGCGCCGTGGGCGGCACGCCGCCCTTCATCGCCAGGGCGCAGGGCGCCCACATGTGGGACGCCGACGAGAAACGCTACATCGACTACATCGGCTCCTGGGGCCCCATGATCCTGGGCCACGGCCACGCCGACGTGCTGGCGGCCGTGCGCGCGGCCTGCGAGGACGGCCTGTCCTTCGGCGCCCCCACCGAACGCGAGGTCGAGCTGGCCGAAACCATCCGCACGCTCTACCCCTCGATCGATATGGTGCGCCTGGTGTCCTCGGGCACCGAGGCCGGCATGAGCGCGATTCGCCTCGCGCGCGGCGCCACGGGGCGCAACAAGCTCATCAAGTTCGAGGGCTGCTACCACGGCCACGCCGACTCCCTGCTGGTCAAGGCCGGCTCCGGGCTGGCCACCTTCGGCAACCCCACCAGCGCCGGCGTGCCCGCCGACGTGGTGCAGCACACCCTGGTGCTCGAGTACAACAACCAGGCCCAGCTCGAAGAAGCCTTCGCGCTCTATGGTGACGACATCGCGGGCCTGATCATGGAGCCCATCGCCGGCAACATGAACTTCGTGCGCGCCACGGTCGATTTCACCCGGGCCTGCCAGGACCTGTGCCGGCAGTACGGCGCACTGCTGATCTACGACGAGGTGATGACGGGCTGCCGCGTGGCCCTGGGCGGCGCGCAAAGCCTGTATGCGCAGCAGATTCCGGGTTTTGCGCCCGACCTCACCGTGCTGGGCAAGGTCATCGGCGGCGGCATGCCGCTGGCGGCCTTTGGCGGCAAGCGCGCGGTCATGGAAAAACTCGCCCCGCTGGGCCCGGTCTACCAGGCCGGCACGCTGTCGGGCAACCCCGTGGCTACGGCTTGTGGCCTGGCCACCCTGGCCGCCATCCAGGCGCCGGGCTTCCACGCCAAGCTTGGCGACATGACGCGCCGCCTGATGGACGGTTTGACGCAAGCCGCGCATGACCATGGCCTGCCCTTTTGCGCCGACAGCGAAGGCGGCCTGTTCGGCTTCTTCCTGCTGCCCGAGCTGCCGCAAAACTACACCCAGGTCATGAAGACCGATGGCAAGCGCTTCAACCAGCTGTTCCATGGCTTGCTCGAGCGCGGGGTCTACATCGCGCCGGCGCTGTACGAAGCCGGCTTCGTCAGTGCCGCCCACACCGAGGCCGACATAGCCGCCACCGTGGCCGCCGCGCGCGAGGTGTTTGCGCAGATGGCAGACTGAGTATCCCTCCATGTCCGATGTCGTTTCAACGACATTGACCCCATACTGCAACAACCTCCACAGATCACCGTGAGCGACCTGAGCAAAATCACCTGCATCGAGGACTTGCGCCAAGTGGCCCAGCGACGGGTGCCGCGCATGTTCTACGACTACGCCGACACCGGCAGCTGGACAGCGTGCACCTACCGCGCCAACGAAGCGGACTTCGCACCCATCCAGTTTCGCCAGCGCGTGGCCATCAACATGGAAGGCCGCAGCCTGGCCACCACCATGGTGGGCGAGCCCGTGAGCATGCCGGTGGCCATCGCCCCCACGGGGCTGACGGGCATGCAGCATGCCGACGGCGAGATCCTGGCCGCCCGCGCGGCGCGCGAAGCCGGCGTGCCCTTCACGCTGTCGACCATGAGCATCTGCTCCATCGAGGACGTGGCCCAGCATGCGGGCCCCGGCTTCTGGTTCCAGCTGTACGTGATGCGCGACAAGGCCTTCGTCGAAAGCCTGATCGACCGCGCCAAGGCCGCCGGCTGCGGCGCGCTGGTGCTGACGCTCGATTTGCAGATGCTGGGCCAGCGCCACAAGGACATCAAAAACGGCCTGTCCACCCCGCCCAAGCCCACGCTGACCAACCTGATCAACCTGGCCACCAAGCCGCGCTGGTGCCTGGGCATGCTGGGCACGCGGCGGCGCCAGTTCGGCAACATCGTCGGCCACGTGAAGAACGTGGACGACATGAGCAGCCTGGGCGCCTGGACGGCCCAGCAGTTCGACCCGCGCCTGAGCTGGGACGACGTGGCCTGGATCAAGCAGCGCTGGGGCGGCAAGCTCATCCTCAAGGGCATCATGGAGCCGGTGGATGCACGCCTGGCCGTGAACAGCGGTGCCGACGCCCTGATCGTGAGCAACCACGGTGGCCGCCAGCTCGACGGCGCGCCCTCGACCATCCGGGTGCTGCCCTCCATCGTCGACGCCGTGGGCCGCGACATCGAGGTGCACATCGACAGCGGCATCCGCAGCGGGCAGGACGTGCTCAAGGCCTGGGCGCTGGGCGCCCGCGGCACCTACATCGGGCGCTCCTTCCTCTACGGCCTGGGCGCGTTCGGCCAGGCGGGCGTGGCCAAGGCGCTCAAGATCATCCGCAACGAGCTGGACATTTCGATGGCCTTTTGCGGTCACACGCAGTTGCAGAACGTGACCAAAGACATCCTCGTGCCCGGCACCTACCCCCTGCCTTTCCTTGACTGAGGATCAGGCAGCAGTATGGCGCCATTCCCGTTTCGTGATGAACGGGAATGCATGCATACTGCTTACTCTGAACTGAATGCCTCGGCACCCGGATCAACCCGTCTGGACCGCCACTGAAGCGACAGCCCTGGGCGGCGTCACCCGGATGCGTTATGGTCCCTGGGTGCCGTGCGCCGGGTGTGCGGGCCACCTGGCCGGTCCACCGCGATGCACCCCTTTGTCCACCCTGCGCCCCTTGCGCAGCCTTGTGTTTGAAAAGGAGCTTTCATGACCATGCGAACCCTGAACCTGTTGGCCGCTTCGGTGTTGGGCCTCGGCGCCCTGATGAGCACGTCCGCCTTTGCCCAACCCAAAGCGCAGCGTGCGGCCGCCCCCGTGGAGTGCGGCGCCAACAGCGACCCCGCCGCTTGCCGCAAAGAGGCCGCAGCCGCCCGTGCCGCCGCCCGCAGCGGCGCCCTGACCCAGGGTGACTTCAAGGCCAACGCCCTGGCCCGCTGCGAAGTCGTGCCGCCGGCCGATCGCGACACCTGCCGGCGCCGCGTGGAAAGCGGCCAGTCCAGTGGCAGCGTCGAAGCGGGCGGCACCCTGACCGAGCTGCGCGAGCAGGTCCCCGCCAAGCAGCCCTGAGCCACGCACTCGCCCTTGCTCCAGCCTGCTCTCGCAGGCTTTTTTGTGCCCGCACCCAAAGCCCCGCCGAGGCTATGCTCGCAGGGTGTCTGCCCCCGCCCCGCCCCCTGCCCCACCCGCCCGGCCGCGCCGCATCGCCCACCTCGACATGGACGCGTTCTTCGCGTCCGTCGAGCTGCTGCGCTTTCCGCAGCTGGCCGACGCGCCCGTGATCATCGGCGGCGGCCGGCTCAACGTCGCCGACTGGATGGCGCGCCTGAACACGCGCCTGCCGCTGCACCTGGGCCGCCCCTGGGGCGACGACGGCGAAGGCGGCCAGGCCGACCTGGCCCGGATTCCGCTTGACCAGTTTCCCCGCCTGTCCGATTACAAGGGCCGCGGGGTCATCACCACGGCCACCTACCCGGCACGCGCCTTTGGCGTGGGCTCGGCCATGGGCATGATGAAGGCGGCCAAACTCTGCCCGCAGGCCATCTGGCTGCCGGCCGATTTCGACCGCTACCGCGACTACTCGCGCCGGTTCAAGGCCGAAATCCTGCGCCTGGCGCCCGTGATGGAGAACCGCGGTGTTGATGAGGTGTTCATCGATTTCACCGATGTACCCGGCGGGCAGGACGACGCAGGTGCCGCGCTGGCGCAGCGCCTGCAAGCCGCCATCCGGCAGGCGACCGGCCTGACCTGCTCGATCGGCGTGGCACCCAACAAGCTGCTGGCCAAGATGGCGAGCGAATTCAACAAGCCCAACGGCATCGCCATCGTGCAAGCCGGGGACCTGCAGACCCGCATCTGGCCCTTGCCCTGCCGCAAGATCAACGGCATCGGCCCCAAGTCCGACGCAGCGCTGGCCAGCCACGGCATCGGCACCATCGGCGAACTGGCGGCGGCCGACCCGGCCTGGCTGTGCGAGCGCTTTGGCGAGCGCCACGGCAGCTGGCTGCACCGCGCGGCCTGGGGACGCGATGACCGCCCCGTCGAGACCAGCAGCGAACCCGTGAGCATGAGCCGGGAAACCACGTTCTCGCGGGACCTGCATGCGGTGAACGACAAGGCCGAGCTGGGGGCCATCTTCACGCGCCTGTGCGAACAGGTGGCCGGCGACCTGGCGCGCAAGGGCTTCGTGGGCCGCACGGTCGGCATCAAGCTGCGTTACGACGACTTCCGCATCGTCACGCGCGACCAGAGTCTGCCGCAGCCGGTGCAGGACGCGGCCGCCATTCGCCGCGTGGCCGGCCAATGCCTCAAGCGCGTGGACCTGAGCCGCCGCTTGCGCCTGCTGGGGGTGCGCGTGAGCGCGCTGCGCCGAGCCGACGAGGCGCAGGACGAGGCGGTCGGGCGCGGCGAATCCCTGCCCTTGTTTTGACATGCGGCGCCGGGGGCTGAGTGGCCCGTGCGCCAGCCGTCCCCACGCTTTCACCGAGCCGGATGTGGCACCTTCGCGACACAAAACCCCATGCTGCACGAGGACGTTGGTTCCGCGAGGCCAAAACGGGCGAATTTACAACCGCAGCGGGTACCCACCCCATTGCACTTTCATTACAACGCCAATCTCATCGTACCCCTCGCCCTTGACCTGGGCTTGCGGTGTGCGACAGATGGCGCTCTGGCGGACCGAAGGCCTGGCGCACGCAGAATCCGAAGGTAATTCTTAAGGGCTATATCACAAGCCACGCGGTGTCAGCAATACGTATCAATGCATGCGCATGGAGGGGCGCTTCTCCTACAATTTTGTAAAAATTTTTACATTTGCTGTGCCCGCCGTGCCCTCCCGCAGACCGTCTTCCATGCCGTGGGC
Protein-coding regions in this window:
- a CDS encoding alpha-hydroxy acid oxidase; the protein is MSDLSKITCIEDLRQVAQRRVPRMFYDYADTGSWTACTYRANEADFAPIQFRQRVAINMEGRSLATTMVGEPVSMPVAIAPTGLTGMQHADGEILAARAAREAGVPFTLSTMSICSIEDVAQHAGPGFWFQLYVMRDKAFVESLIDRAKAAGCGALVLTLDLQMLGQRHKDIKNGLSTPPKPTLTNLINLATKPRWCLGMLGTRRRQFGNIVGHVKNVDDMSSLGAWTAQQFDPRLSWDDVAWIKQRWGGKLILKGIMEPVDARLAVNSGADALIVSNHGGRQLDGAPSTIRVLPSIVDAVGRDIEVHIDSGIRSGQDVLKAWALGARGTYIGRSFLYGLGAFGQAGVAKALKIIRNELDISMAFCGHTQLQNVTKDILVPGTYPLPFLD
- a CDS encoding Y-family DNA polymerase, which gives rise to MDAFFASVELLRFPQLADAPVIIGGGRLNVADWMARLNTRLPLHLGRPWGDDGEGGQADLARIPLDQFPRLSDYKGRGVITTATYPARAFGVGSAMGMMKAAKLCPQAIWLPADFDRYRDYSRRFKAEILRLAPVMENRGVDEVFIDFTDVPGGQDDAGAALAQRLQAAIRQATGLTCSIGVAPNKLLAKMASEFNKPNGIAIVQAGDLQTRIWPLPCRKINGIGPKSDAALASHGIGTIGELAAADPAWLCERFGERHGSWLHRAAWGRDDRPVETSSEPVSMSRETTFSRDLHAVNDKAELGAIFTRLCEQVAGDLARKGFVGRTVGIKLRYDDFRIVTRDQSLPQPVQDAAAIRRVAGQCLKRVDLSRRLRLLGVRVSALRRADEAQDEAVGRGESLPLF